One genomic region from Halobacteria archaeon AArc-dxtr1 encodes:
- a CDS encoding M14 family zinc carboxypeptidase, with protein sequence MNVKFETYDENGTPPSEYDSYGMFRLDGVAGQTVNFVWDNVDDIRDDRVPSDYNLLWTTDVDDPDSWQRFEDSPPIWSKSFGPDENTVYVLIWPSLNYQNTVDYAQKLDEHDEVTLDVIGQSQEGRDVYRMAISDPEVPDSDKLKFPIFSRIHPGESLISYTFEGMVDYILDVFQDPDIEFEEDYNFLCYPHLHPDGMYHGWDRYDADERDFNRVWEEETPPAPIDDIRSDIEDMPGEPDWLVDLHCATHTDQDAALYHPDAPNADEMDIIEAVADKSLSMSDTKAWDTEGGTTTWWYEKHGRPGVLSETWTYYDYELDELREEGENFMKELTTTVDS encoded by the coding sequence ATGAATGTGAAGTTTGAAACTTACGACGAAAACGGGACACCCCCCTCAGAATACGACTCATACGGAATGTTTCGTCTGGATGGAGTCGCAGGACAGACGGTTAATTTTGTCTGGGACAATGTGGATGACATCCGGGATGACCGCGTTCCGAGTGATTATAATCTCCTATGGACGACAGATGTGGATGACCCGGATAGCTGGCAACGATTCGAGGACAGTCCCCCTATTTGGTCCAAGTCATTTGGTCCAGACGAAAACACGGTTTACGTCCTCATATGGCCGTCATTGAACTACCAAAACACAGTCGATTATGCCCAAAAACTCGACGAACACGACGAAGTAACTCTTGATGTTATAGGGCAAAGCCAGGAGGGGCGTGATGTCTACCGAATGGCTATCTCAGACCCTGAAGTTCCTGACAGTGACAAATTAAAATTCCCAATATTCTCAAGAATCCATCCGGGTGAATCTTTGATAAGTTACACTTTTGAGGGTATGGTTGATTACATCCTTGACGTCTTCCAGGACCCTGATATTGAGTTCGAGGAGGACTACAATTTCCTTTGTTACCCGCATCTACATCCCGATGGAATGTATCATGGTTGGGACCGCTACGATGCCGACGAAAGGGACTTTAATCGGGTCTGGGAAGAGGAGACTCCCCCTGCCCCGATTGATGACATTCGCTCGGACATCGAGGATATGCCGGGAGAGCCAGATTGGTTAGTCGATCTCCACTGTGCAACGCACACCGATCAGGACGCAGCTCTATACCATCCCGATGCTCCAAACGCTGACGAGATGGATATAATCGAGGCTGTGGCCGATAAATCGCTATCGATGAGCGACACGAAAGCATGGGACACTGAGGGGGGAACGACTACTTGGTGGTATGAGAAGCACGGGAGACCGGGAGTGTTGAGCGAGACATGGACTTACTACGACTACGAATTGGACGAACTCAGAGAGGAGGGGGAAAACTTCATGAAGGAATTGACAACGACTGTTGACTCCTGA